In one window of uncultured Acetobacteroides sp. DNA:
- a CDS encoding YtxH domain-containing protein — MSTGKIVVGVLAGVAVGALIGVLFAPDKGCETRRKISKKSHDVAEDIKERFSKIVDDLAGKHGGGEEEEATT; from the coding sequence ATGAGCACGGGAAAGATTGTAGTAGGCGTATTGGCAGGCGTAGCTGTAGGTGCGCTCATCGGCGTTTTGTTTGCGCCCGATAAGGGATGCGAAACTCGTAGGAAGATATCCAAAAAGAGCCACGATGTGGCGGAGGATATCAAGGAACGCTTCTCCAAAATTGTAGATGACCTTGCCGGGAAGCATGGCGGTGGCGAGGAAGAGGAGGCTACAACCTAG
- a CDS encoding DUF6252 family protein, whose product MRKLILAAVVACAALFTTSCDKDNDGNIIIPAISATIDGQEWMGLAPKGLLTSGVLTIASTSLDGKAIDITVKGDKEGTYKLEIGYAQCLALYKPSLLTTTEASLASTTGKVVITKFDTTKKRVSGTFEFTLVNTSLTATAQITKGTFTDVSYTTVQ is encoded by the coding sequence ATGAGAAAGCTAATTCTAGCAGCGGTTGTTGCCTGTGCTGCACTTTTCACCACCTCGTGCGATAAGGATAACGATGGAAACATCATTATCCCAGCCATAAGCGCCACCATCGACGGCCAAGAGTGGATGGGACTTGCCCCAAAGGGTTTACTAACCAGCGGGGTGCTAACCATCGCCAGCACATCGCTCGATGGCAAGGCTATTGATATCACCGTAAAGGGAGATAAGGAGGGTACCTACAAGCTTGAAATTGGTTATGCTCAATGCCTAGCATTATACAAGCCATCGCTGCTAACCACCACAGAAGCATCTTTGGCCAGCACCACCGGCAAGGTTGTTATTACCAAGTTCGATACCACCAAGAAAAGGGTTTCGGGAACATTTGAGTTTACGCTTGTCAACACATCGCTTACCGCCACTGCACAAATCACCAAGGGAACCTTCACCGATGTGTCGTACACTACGGTGCAGTAG
- a CDS encoding BNR repeat-containing protein: MKHRATLLLALLAIPACQALAQLSQVGLGWAKNAVNAPVFRKNSVVSFNGTQYTAYYDSTAHLVVAKRKYPSNHWEVRQTKFTGKVSDAHNSISIMVDGDGYLHVAWDHHNNQLRYCKSLSPNSLDMSELSPMVGTQENDVTYPEFFKLPSGDLLFMYRYGISGNGNLIINKYSIKEKTWKRLHDVLIDGEGERNAYWQACVDARGTIHISWVWRETWDVSTNHDLCYAKSTDGGLTWQNSKGAAYKLPITAATAEYVSRIPQKSELINQTSMCADSKGNAYIASYWKPKGEQVPQYHLVYYCSDSARWITKQASNRQTAFSLSGGGTKKIPISRPQLLLKENKGKPTTIYLVYRDAERNSKVSLNISNDARYSKWETFDLTDFSVNSWEPSYDTELWKQASTLSLFVQNMGQGDGEHLESLPAQPVYILSLPAKLKAKSKGSFTTK; this comes from the coding sequence ATGAAGCATAGAGCAACCCTACTACTAGCCCTACTGGCCATCCCGGCATGCCAGGCGCTAGCCCAGCTGTCGCAAGTTGGACTAGGATGGGCGAAGAATGCCGTCAACGCTCCCGTTTTCCGGAAGAACTCCGTGGTGTCGTTCAACGGCACGCAGTACACGGCCTACTACGACTCCACCGCGCACCTGGTGGTGGCCAAGCGGAAGTACCCCAGCAACCACTGGGAGGTCAGGCAAACCAAGTTCACCGGCAAGGTGAGCGACGCACACAACTCCATCAGCATTATGGTGGATGGCGACGGCTACCTGCATGTGGCCTGGGACCACCACAACAACCAGCTCCGCTACTGCAAAAGCCTTTCGCCAAACTCGCTCGACATGTCGGAGCTATCGCCCATGGTAGGTACCCAGGAGAACGATGTAACCTACCCCGAATTCTTTAAGCTGCCCAGCGGCGACCTCCTGTTCATGTACCGATACGGCATATCGGGCAACGGCAACCTGATCATCAACAAGTACAGCATAAAGGAAAAAACATGGAAGCGCCTACACGATGTGCTGATTGACGGCGAAGGCGAACGGAATGCCTACTGGCAGGCATGCGTCGATGCGAGGGGCACCATCCACATCTCGTGGGTTTGGAGGGAGACCTGGGATGTATCCACCAACCACGACCTCTGCTACGCCAAGTCTACCGACGGCGGGCTAACCTGGCAGAACTCCAAGGGGGCTGCCTATAAGCTCCCCATAACCGCAGCTACCGCCGAATACGTTAGCCGCATCCCGCAGAAGAGCGAGCTAATCAACCAAACCTCCATGTGCGCCGACTCGAAGGGGAACGCCTACATTGCCTCCTACTGGAAGCCCAAGGGCGAGCAGGTTCCGCAATACCACCTGGTGTACTACTGCAGCGATAGCGCAAGATGGATCACCAAGCAGGCATCTAACCGGCAAACGGCCTTCTCGCTTAGCGGAGGGGGGACCAAAAAGATTCCCATATCGCGCCCTCAGCTACTGCTAAAGGAGAACAAGGGGAAACCGACCACCATCTACCTCGTTTACCGCGATGCTGAGCGCAACAGCAAGGTATCGCTCAACATTAGCAATGATGCTAGGTATTCGAAGTGGGAGACCTTCGACCTCACCGACTTCTCGGTGAACAGCTGGGAGCCAAGCTACGACACCGAGCTCTGGAAGCAGGCGTCTACGCTAAGCCTATTTGTTCAGAATATGGGGCAAGGCGATGGCGAACACCTGGAGAGCCTCCCTGCCCAGCCGGTATACATCCTATCGCTGCCAGCAAAGCTTAAGGCAAAGAGCAAAGGCTCCTTTACAACCAAGTAA
- a CDS encoding glycoside hydrolase family 88 protein translates to MKKGVTILIALCISGALMGQKPRVQPMSEVVKNSMDFAVKQHMFLANTLKDSSTLLPKTTDWNSKLVTCKSDWWTSGFFPGSLWYLFEYSKNEQVKKMAELYTARVENQKYTTDNHDVGFMLYCSFGNGYRITGNKAYKEVLVTGAKSLSTRFREKVGCIQSWDIVSWNKNRGWQCPVIIDNMMNLELLAEATRMSGDSSFYKIAVSHANVTMENHFRPDYSSFHVVDYNLADGSVRRQQTEQGYADGSSWSRGQGWALYGYTVMYRETKDKKYLDWARRIAEYVMEQLKPIEDKIPYWDYNAPNIPDAYRDASAGALTCSALIELSQYVDKATAKRYLAIAEQQIRSLSAAPYRAELGKNGGFILKHSVGSIPGKTEVDVPLSYADYYFIEAMLRYKKVVLDAKH, encoded by the coding sequence ATGAAGAAGGGAGTTACTATTCTTATTGCGCTATGCATTTCGGGTGCGCTGATGGGCCAAAAGCCTCGGGTGCAGCCTATGTCCGAAGTGGTAAAGAATTCGATGGACTTTGCCGTAAAGCAGCACATGTTTTTAGCCAACACGCTAAAAGATTCATCGACATTGCTGCCCAAAACTACCGACTGGAACAGTAAGCTGGTTACCTGTAAGTCCGACTGGTGGACAAGCGGCTTTTTTCCAGGATCGTTGTGGTACCTGTTCGAGTACTCAAAGAACGAGCAGGTGAAGAAAATGGCCGAGCTGTACACGGCGAGGGTGGAGAACCAGAAGTACACCACCGATAATCACGATGTGGGTTTTATGCTCTACTGCAGCTTTGGCAATGGCTATCGCATAACGGGAAACAAGGCCTATAAGGAGGTGCTTGTTACCGGAGCTAAGTCGCTTTCTACCCGCTTTAGGGAGAAGGTTGGATGCATTCAGTCGTGGGATATTGTCTCGTGGAATAAAAATAGGGGGTGGCAATGCCCTGTTATTATCGACAACATGATGAACCTTGAGCTGCTGGCCGAGGCTACCCGTATGTCTGGTGATTCGTCGTTCTACAAAATTGCCGTTAGCCATGCCAACGTTACCATGGAGAACCACTTTCGACCCGACTACAGCTCGTTCCATGTGGTAGACTACAACCTTGCCGACGGAAGCGTGCGCAGGCAGCAAACCGAGCAGGGGTATGCCGATGGCTCGTCGTGGTCGAGAGGGCAAGGATGGGCGCTATACGGTTACACGGTGATGTACCGCGAGACGAAGGACAAGAAGTACCTAGACTGGGCTCGCCGTATTGCCGAATACGTGATGGAGCAGCTGAAGCCTATCGAGGATAAAATTCCCTACTGGGACTACAATGCGCCCAATATCCCCGATGCTTACCGCGATGCATCGGCAGGTGCGCTTACCTGCTCGGCGCTTATCGAACTTAGCCAGTATGTTGACAAGGCTACCGCAAAGAGGTATCTGGCAATTGCCGAGCAGCAGATTCGAAGCCTATCGGCAGCACCCTACAGGGCCGAGCTTGGGAAGAATGGCGGGTTTATCCTTAAGCACAGCGTAGGCTCGATTCCCGGAAAGACGGAAGTAGATGTTCCGCTAAGCTATGCCGATTACTACTTTATTGAGGCAATGCTCCGCTACAAGAAGGTTGTACTAGACGCAAAGCATTAG
- a CDS encoding glutamate-5-semialdehyde dehydrogenase yields MGSIKSILENTQRASRAVGFLDDALVGSILNAVADRAIAHADVILKANAKDAAAMRYDDPRYDRLLLSGERIEAIASDLRNVAELPSPLNRIREQRTLANGLKLTKVSVPLGVVGVIFEARPNVTFDVFALCLKSGNATILKGGSDAHHSNVAIVSLIKSVLTDFGVDTNIVNLLPIDRVAAAELLSANGLVDVIIPRGGQALINFVRKHSSIPIIETGAGICHTYFESSGDSARGQAIITNAKTRRVSVCNALDCLVIDRERLPDLPFLCAKLAEKKVTIYADARAYVALDENYPAELLQHAADEHFGTEFLDYKMSIKTVNSFDEALDHIATYSSKHSEAIISEDKDRVDQFLKRVDAAAVYANASTAFTDGAQFGLGAEIGISTQKLHARGPMGVEELTSYKWIVEGNGQVRQ; encoded by the coding sequence ATGGGTAGCATTAAATCGATACTGGAAAATACGCAACGGGCATCGAGAGCGGTGGGCTTCCTGGATGATGCTCTTGTAGGCAGCATCCTGAATGCTGTTGCCGATAGAGCGATTGCCCACGCTGATGTCATTCTTAAGGCAAATGCCAAAGATGCGGCAGCAATGAGATACGACGATCCTAGGTACGACCGTTTGCTGCTAAGTGGGGAGCGCATTGAGGCTATCGCTAGCGATCTGCGGAATGTGGCGGAGCTACCTTCTCCTTTAAATCGGATCAGAGAGCAGCGAACGCTAGCCAATGGGCTAAAGCTAACCAAGGTGTCGGTGCCGCTGGGGGTTGTAGGGGTTATCTTCGAGGCACGTCCTAACGTTACGTTCGATGTGTTTGCGCTCTGCCTTAAGTCGGGCAACGCTACCATCCTGAAAGGAGGCTCGGATGCCCATCATTCGAATGTTGCCATTGTGTCTTTGATAAAGAGTGTGCTTACCGATTTCGGGGTTGATACGAACATTGTAAACCTGCTGCCAATTGATAGGGTTGCCGCTGCCGAGCTGCTTTCGGCAAATGGCTTGGTGGATGTTATTATCCCTCGTGGAGGTCAAGCACTCATCAATTTTGTACGAAAGCACTCTTCAATTCCTATTATAGAGACAGGAGCCGGCATCTGCCATACCTACTTCGAGAGTTCTGGCGATTCGGCAAGGGGGCAAGCTATTATCACCAACGCAAAAACCCGCCGGGTAAGCGTATGCAATGCGCTCGACTGCCTGGTTATCGATAGGGAGCGGCTTCCTGATTTGCCATTTCTTTGCGCCAAGCTTGCGGAGAAAAAGGTAACCATATACGCCGATGCCAGAGCCTATGTTGCCCTTGACGAGAATTACCCTGCAGAATTACTTCAGCATGCTGCTGACGAGCATTTCGGAACCGAGTTCTTGGACTACAAGATGTCCATTAAAACGGTTAACTCGTTTGATGAGGCGCTCGACCATATTGCCACCTACAGCTCCAAGCATAGCGAGGCTATCATCTCGGAGGATAAGGATCGGGTGGATCAATTCCTAAAGAGGGTTGATGCTGCTGCGGTGTACGCCAACGCATCAACTGCATTTACCGATGGCGCCCAGTTTGGGCTCGGTGCCGAGATTGGTATCAGCACCCAGAAGCTGCATGCTCGTGGTCCGATGGGAGTGGAGGAGCTAACCTCGTACAAGTGGATTGTGGAGGGTAATGGGCAGGTGCGGCAGTAG
- the proB gene encoding glutamate 5-kinase, producing the protein MDARYKRVAVKVGSNVLTRADKMLDVARMAALVDQLSRLKKEGVEVVLISSGAVAAGRSELQPARKLDDVSSRQLWSAIGQVRLINRYYDLFRECGITCAQVLTTKENFKDRRHYLNMKNCLTTLLENGVIPIINENDTISITELMFTDNDELSGLIASMMGFEALIILSNVDGVYTGHPSEPDSTLIREVKDNAKGLSDYISETKSEFGRGGMITKASIARKIAKQGINVHIANGKRENVLVDLLDSNKDVPNTHFVPSVKPSSTIKKWLAHSESFAKGAVVVNDGAREVLLSDKASSLLLIGIDSVEGYFKKGDLVSIYDAKGNQLGVGKAQYDSVKTQALLGSKKAKPFIHYDYLYLPE; encoded by the coding sequence ATGGATGCGCGCTATAAACGGGTAGCCGTAAAGGTTGGTAGCAACGTGCTTACGCGAGCCGATAAGATGCTCGACGTGGCACGTATGGCTGCGCTGGTCGATCAGCTTTCGAGGCTGAAAAAGGAGGGGGTAGAGGTTGTGCTAATTTCGTCGGGGGCAGTAGCGGCAGGGCGCAGCGAGCTGCAGCCGGCGCGTAAGCTCGACGACGTCTCCTCTCGCCAGCTGTGGTCGGCTATTGGGCAGGTGCGCCTCATCAACCGCTACTACGACCTGTTTCGCGAGTGCGGCATTACCTGCGCGCAGGTGCTTACTACTAAGGAAAACTTTAAGGACCGCAGGCACTACCTCAACATGAAGAACTGCTTGACGACGCTTCTGGAGAATGGGGTTATTCCTATAATTAACGAGAACGACACCATCTCCATTACCGAGCTGATGTTTACTGACAACGACGAGCTTTCGGGGCTTATCGCCTCTATGATGGGGTTCGAGGCGCTCATCATCCTTAGCAATGTCGATGGTGTCTATACGGGGCATCCTAGCGAACCCGACTCTACGCTTATTCGTGAGGTAAAGGATAACGCCAAGGGACTGTCGGATTACATCAGCGAAACTAAATCGGAGTTTGGCCGTGGTGGCATGATTACCAAGGCTAGCATTGCCCGTAAGATTGCCAAGCAGGGTATCAACGTGCATATCGCCAACGGCAAACGCGAGAATGTGCTGGTAGATTTGCTCGACAGCAACAAGGACGTGCCCAATACGCACTTTGTTCCATCGGTTAAGCCTTCGTCAACCATCAAGAAGTGGCTCGCCCACTCCGAGAGTTTTGCCAAGGGGGCTGTTGTGGTGAACGATGGTGCACGCGAGGTGCTGCTTTCCGATAAGGCTTCCAGCCTGCTGCTTATCGGTATCGACTCGGTGGAGGGGTACTTCAAGAAGGGCGATCTGGTTTCTATTTACGATGCTAAGGGTAACCAGCTGGGTGTTGGCAAGGCTCAGTACGATTCGGTTAAAACCCAGGCGCTGCTTGGCAGCAAAAAGGCAAAGCCGTTTATTCACTACGACTATCTCTACCTTCCCGAGTAA
- the proC gene encoding pyrroline-5-carboxylate reductase, translating to MNEKKVAIIGGGNLGSALVEGILHTQTMAAENVYITRRRTHLLDHLKERKVNVLSSNVDAVAACDIIILAIKPYQVIDVLQEVKGALNSGKIVVSFVAGVNLAELQKAAGTEVPVFRAMPNTAIALGESMTCIAFDKKWSDKQDIVESLFNGLGSTAIINEELMAAATVLGSCGIAFALRFMRAATQGGIEIGFSAEMAQFITAQTMKGASELILKSGHHPEREIDKVTTPMGITISGLNEMEHQGFSSSLIQGLVTSYKKIDKKK from the coding sequence ATGAACGAAAAAAAAGTTGCCATTATTGGCGGAGGAAACTTGGGCTCAGCCCTTGTTGAGGGAATTCTTCACACTCAAACAATGGCTGCCGAGAATGTGTACATCACTCGGCGCAGAACCCATCTGCTCGACCACCTAAAGGAGAGAAAGGTTAACGTGCTATCGAGCAACGTCGATGCGGTAGCCGCTTGCGATATCATTATACTTGCCATAAAACCTTATCAGGTTATTGATGTTTTACAAGAAGTAAAGGGGGCGCTAAATTCGGGTAAGATTGTGGTGTCGTTTGTTGCCGGAGTAAATCTAGCCGAGCTGCAGAAAGCTGCCGGTACCGAAGTCCCTGTTTTCAGGGCGATGCCCAACACCGCTATTGCCCTTGGCGAGTCGATGACCTGTATTGCCTTCGACAAGAAGTGGAGCGATAAGCAGGATATCGTAGAATCGCTGTTTAATGGGTTAGGCTCCACGGCAATTATCAACGAGGAGCTGATGGCGGCAGCTACGGTGCTCGGATCGTGCGGTATTGCCTTTGCGCTGCGCTTTATGCGTGCCGCAACGCAGGGCGGAATCGAGATTGGCTTTAGCGCCGAGATGGCTCAGTTTATTACCGCTCAAACAATGAAGGGGGCAAGTGAGCTTATTTTGAAATCGGGTCACCATCCCGAGAGGGAGATCGATAAGGTAACTACGCCAATGGGCATTACCATATCGGGGCTTAACGAGATGGAGCATCAGGGATTCAGTTCATCGCTTATTCAAGGACTTGTAACATCGTACAAGAAGATAGATAAAAAGAAGTAG
- a CDS encoding dihydroorotate dehydrogenase-like protein, which yields MKSLGVRYLGLSLKNPVVVSSSGLTSSVENIKKMEDAGAAAVVLKSLFQEQLTHDAHAYEREGDYPEAHDYIMSYAVNNSVEEYLTLIREAKMAVSIPVIASISCTSVGEWVNFAKRIEAAGADALELNIYFLASKKELNAAAYEEQYLAIATRLRSIVSIPLSVKMAKTFTSIPHMVDQLYFRKINGVVLFNRFYEPDINIETLEVGSASVYSTPSDIRESLRWVGIVSAAVPTIDVAASTGIHGGEAAIKQLLAGATVVEVCSVLYKKGLSTIGEMLDSIGGWMDRHQYESIEDFRGLMNPRNLGDLGVYERSQFMRYYSSHE from the coding sequence ATGAAATCATTAGGCGTAAGGTATCTTGGGCTATCCCTTAAAAATCCAGTAGTCGTAAGCAGCTCGGGCTTGACATCATCCGTCGAAAACATAAAAAAGATGGAGGATGCCGGTGCCGCTGCGGTGGTGCTTAAGTCGCTTTTTCAGGAGCAGCTTACCCACGATGCGCACGCCTACGAGCGCGAGGGCGACTACCCCGAGGCCCACGACTACATCATGAGCTACGCCGTGAACAACTCGGTGGAGGAGTACCTGACGCTGATTCGCGAGGCAAAAATGGCGGTGTCGATTCCCGTAATCGCCAGCATTAGCTGCACCTCGGTGGGCGAGTGGGTGAACTTCGCCAAGCGGATAGAGGCCGCCGGTGCCGATGCGCTGGAGCTGAACATCTACTTCCTAGCATCGAAAAAGGAGCTGAATGCGGCAGCGTACGAGGAGCAGTACCTGGCCATCGCCACCAGGCTGCGCAGCATTGTTTCCATTCCGCTATCGGTGAAGATGGCCAAGACCTTCACCAGCATTCCCCACATGGTCGATCAGCTCTACTTCCGTAAGATTAACGGGGTGGTGCTCTTCAACCGCTTCTACGAGCCCGATATCAACATCGAAACCCTGGAGGTAGGGTCGGCCAGCGTCTACAGTACGCCCTCCGACATCCGCGAGTCGTTGCGCTGGGTGGGCATTGTTTCGGCGGCAGTTCCTACGATTGATGTTGCCGCATCAACGGGCATTCACGGCGGCGAGGCGGCCATCAAGCAGCTGCTTGCCGGAGCCACCGTGGTGGAGGTTTGCTCGGTGCTCTACAAAAAAGGGCTTAGTACCATTGGCGAGATGCTCGATTCTATTGGCGGATGGATGGATCGGCATCAGTACGAGTCGATAGAAGACTTTAGGGGCTTGATGAACCCTAGAAATCTGGGCGACCTGGGTGTTTACGAGCGGTCGCAGTTTATGCGCTACTATAGCAGCCACGAGTAG
- a CDS encoding YggS family pyridoxal phosphate-dependent enzyme, giving the protein MSVRENLSEIRKDVPAGVTLIAVSKTKPNEAIEEAYQAGQRVFGENKPQELTQKWADLPKDIEWHMIGHLQTNKVKYIAPFVALIHSVDSPKLLAVIDKEAAKCGRVIDCLFQMYIAQEETKFGFDYAELAELLESGALAELRNVRMVGVMGMATFTDNVEQVRGEFHNLKEIYTKIKQKYYASEPSFKEISMGMSDDFRIAIEEGSTMVRVGSAIFGGRVYLK; this is encoded by the coding sequence ATGAGCGTAAGAGAAAACCTAAGCGAGATAAGAAAGGACGTGCCTGCCGGCGTAACGCTGATAGCCGTATCGAAGACCAAGCCCAACGAGGCCATCGAGGAGGCCTACCAGGCCGGGCAGCGCGTGTTTGGCGAGAACAAGCCGCAGGAGCTAACCCAGAAGTGGGCCGACCTGCCCAAGGATATCGAGTGGCACATGATTGGCCACCTGCAAACCAACAAGGTGAAGTACATCGCGCCGTTTGTGGCGCTCATCCACTCGGTAGATTCGCCCAAGCTGCTGGCGGTAATCGACAAGGAGGCCGCCAAGTGTGGCCGCGTAATCGACTGCCTCTTTCAGATGTACATCGCCCAGGAGGAGACCAAGTTTGGCTTCGACTACGCCGAGCTGGCGGAGCTCCTCGAATCGGGCGCGCTGGCCGAACTCCGCAACGTCCGCATGGTGGGCGTGATGGGCATGGCCACCTTTACCGACAACGTGGAGCAGGTGCGCGGCGAGTTCCACAACCTTAAGGAGATATATACGAAGATCAAGCAGAAGTACTACGCCAGCGAGCCCTCGTTTAAGGAGATCTCGATGGGCATGTCGGACGATTTCCGCATTGCCATCGAGGAGGGCAGCACCATGGTACGCGTGGGCTCGGCAATCTTTGGCGGGCGGGTGTACTTAAAATAA
- a CDS encoding TlpA disulfide reductase family protein translates to MRLLLCMAIACSTSAFGQMFIKSKEADKQDSLFMLNLGKPYPAFTATTLEGKTVTEKEMIGKVTFINFWWQFCGPCIAEFDALNALYGKFRSNPKFQYLSFTYDSISDAKEMVRKHGLPYPVCSIPQKECYRLNFGKGFPTTIIVDQTGKVAFLESGGGKDKEIASQLVLQFEKEIEKLLEKE, encoded by the coding sequence ATGAGACTACTACTATGCATGGCAATCGCCTGCTCAACCTCCGCCTTTGGCCAAATGTTCATCAAATCCAAGGAAGCCGACAAGCAGGATAGCCTTTTTATGCTAAACCTAGGTAAGCCCTATCCGGCCTTCACCGCTACAACGCTAGAAGGGAAAACGGTTACGGAAAAGGAGATGATCGGGAAGGTCACCTTTATTAACTTCTGGTGGCAGTTCTGCGGCCCATGCATTGCCGAATTCGATGCGCTAAACGCGCTATACGGCAAGTTTAGGAGCAACCCTAAGTTCCAGTATCTATCCTTTACGTACGATTCCATAAGCGATGCAAAGGAAATGGTACGAAAGCATGGGCTTCCCTACCCGGTCTGCTCGATACCACAAAAGGAATGCTACCGCTTAAATTTCGGGAAAGGATTCCCCACCACCATTATTGTAGACCAAACGGGAAAGGTTGCGTTTCTGGAATCAGGAGGGGGCAAAGACAAAGAGATAGCATCGCAACTGGTGCTGCAATTCGAAAAGGAAATTGAGAAGCTGCTGGAGAAGGAATAG
- a CDS encoding inorganic phosphate transporter — MFGLSDGMTLLLIVSIIAALAFEFINGFHDTANAVATVIYTKSLKPRTAVIWSGIWNFLGVYFGGLAVAMAIINLLPLEMLVDQNVAHNMAMVFALILTAIFWNLGTWYFGIPCSSSHTLLGSIFGVGIAFMFINVDGNVALNWKKVVDAGLALLFSPLLGFGLAMLMMFIFKRVVKKKRFFREADPNKKPPFWIRSILVLTCTSVSYFHGSNDGQKGVGLIMIILISLAPAYFALDNSKSVSNMYGNIHAIESYTNKMNANALSVEHQKKLAAIKLEVAEIKAEIEKSEVKDEIKAENRLKVRNDIVLMSKSYETILKANKDNAAIGLTESEYKGLSKNIKTLKEFTEYAPWPVLLLVSMALGLGTMIGWKRIVVTIGEKIGKSHLSYAQGASAEIVASSTIGLSSVFGLPVSTTHVLSSGIAGTMVSQGGLENLQQKTIKNILIAWVITIPVTVVLSCGIFLGLYYLLG; from the coding sequence ATGTTTGGACTGAGTGATGGCATGACCTTACTGCTTATAGTAAGCATTATAGCAGCATTGGCCTTTGAGTTCATCAATGGCTTTCACGATACCGCCAATGCGGTGGCTACGGTTATTTACACCAAATCGCTGAAGCCTCGTACGGCCGTTATCTGGTCGGGGATCTGGAATTTCCTAGGCGTATACTTTGGCGGTCTGGCGGTGGCCATGGCTATCATTAACCTGCTCCCCCTCGAGATGCTCGTCGATCAAAACGTAGCGCATAATATGGCGATGGTCTTTGCGCTTATACTGACCGCCATATTTTGGAATCTCGGGACTTGGTATTTTGGGATTCCCTGCTCGAGCTCGCATACGCTGCTGGGATCCATCTTTGGGGTGGGTATCGCCTTCATGTTCATCAACGTCGATGGCAATGTGGCCCTGAACTGGAAGAAGGTGGTTGATGCGGGTCTTGCGTTGCTGTTCTCCCCCTTGCTGGGTTTCGGGTTGGCCATGCTTATGATGTTTATCTTTAAACGGGTGGTTAAGAAGAAGCGATTTTTTAGAGAGGCCGACCCCAATAAGAAACCTCCGTTCTGGATTCGTAGCATCCTCGTGCTTACCTGCACCAGCGTGAGCTACTTCCACGGCTCGAACGATGGACAGAAGGGTGTAGGGCTTATCATGATAATCCTTATCAGCTTAGCACCAGCATATTTTGCCCTCGATAATTCCAAGAGCGTAAGTAATATGTATGGTAACATCCATGCCATCGAGTCGTACACCAACAAGATGAATGCTAACGCCCTTAGCGTTGAGCATCAGAAGAAGCTTGCTGCGATTAAGCTTGAGGTGGCCGAAATTAAGGCAGAGATCGAAAAATCGGAGGTGAAGGATGAGATTAAGGCGGAAAACCGTTTAAAGGTTCGCAACGACATCGTGCTGATGAGCAAATCGTACGAAACCATCCTTAAGGCCAATAAGGACAATGCCGCGATTGGCCTAACTGAGAGCGAATATAAGGGGTTAAGCAAGAATATAAAGACGTTAAAGGAGTTTACCGAGTACGCCCCATGGCCCGTATTACTATTGGTGTCGATGGCGTTAGGTTTGGGTACGATGATCGGGTGGAAGCGCATTGTGGTGACCATCGGGGAGAAGATCGGCAAATCGCACCTCTCCTATGCTCAGGGCGCTAGTGCCGAGATAGTGGCATCCAGTACTATTGGCCTATCCTCCGTGTTCGGGCTTCCGGTAAGTACCACCCATGTCCTCTCTTCGGGTATTGCGGGTACCATGGTTTCGCAGGGAGGCTTAGAGAATCTACAGCAAAAAACCATAAAGAACATTCTTATTGCTTGGGTGATAACCATCCCGGTTACCGTAGTCCTTTCGTGTGGGATATTCTTAGGGCTGTACTACCTGTTGGGCTAG